A single Muntiacus reevesi chromosome 9, mMunRee1.1, whole genome shotgun sequence DNA region contains:
- the LOC136175097 gene encoding olfactory receptor 4A15-like: MEQGNNVTEFVLLGLTQSPQGQKILSVIFLLIYIVTMAGNLLIVLTVVCSPALGIPMYFFLGNLSFMDAVYFTTVTPNMIIDLSCTKKTISFQACMTQLFTEHLFGGAEILLLVVMAYDRYVAICKPLHYMTVMNQRVCVLLLLLAWTGGFVHAIGHILFVYSLPFCGPNVIDHFGCDMYPLLNLACTDIRIIALTVRASDGVTCVVLFTLLLLSYGVILRSLKDLRQEGRRRALSTCGSHVTVVVLFFVPCIFLYVRPPSTLPIDKYLAVFYTIVTPMLNPLIYTLRNGEMQNAMKKLWNRRRK; encoded by the coding sequence ATGGAACAAGGGAACAATGTAACTGAGTTTGTCCTCTTGGGGCTCACTCAGAGCCCCCAGGGTCAGAAGATACTATCTGTCATCTTCTTGCTCATCTACATCGTGACCATGGCGGGCAATCTTCTCATTGTCCTGACTGTGGTGTGCAGCCCAGCGCTTGGCatccccatgtacttctttcttggCAACTTATCATTTATGGATGCTGTTTATTTTACTACAGTCACCCCAAATATGATTATAGACTTATCCTGCACGAAGAAAACCATTTCATTCCAAGCATGCATGACCCAGCTTTTTACAGAGCActtatttggtggtgctgagattTTGCTCCTGGTagtcatggcctatgaccgctacgtggccatctgcaagcctctgcaTTATATGACAGTGATGAATCAACGGGTCTGTGTTCTGTTACTGCTGTTAGCCTGGACTGGGGGGTTTGTACATGCTATCGGTCATATTCTCTTTGTTTACAGTctccccttctgtggccccaatgtcattgaccaCTTCGGATGTGACATGTACCCCTTGTTAAACCTGGCCTGCACTGACATCCGCATCATTGCCCTCACAGTGCGGGCCAGTGACGGGGTAACATGTGTGGTCCTCTTCACGCTCTTGCTCCTCTCCTACGGGGTCATCCTGCGCTCCCTGAAGGATCTCAGGCAGGAAGGGAGGCGCAGAGCCTtgtccacctgtggctcccacgtCACTGTGGTGGTCCTCTTCTTCGTGCcctgtatttttctgtatgtgaGACCTCCTTCCACCTTACCCATTGATAAATACTTGGCAGTGTTTTACACCATCGTCACCCCAATGTTGAACCCTCTGATCTATACACTAAGAAATGGAGAGATGCAAAATGCCATGAAAAAGCTCTGGAACAGAAGACGAAAATGA